In Archangium violaceum, the following are encoded in one genomic region:
- a CDS encoding PQQ-dependent sugar dehydrogenase yields the protein MRVDSLQALACLLLLWGCTEVEPPETPPVSRKEVAVVAVPSRFTDTELVDGLDSATSMAIAPDGRIFVCEQKGRLRIIQDGKLLTEPFLSVGVDANGERGLLGVAFDSNFPAQPYVYVYYTATGPSVHNRLSRFTASGNRAVSGSEKILLELEPLGASVHNGGALHFGADGKLYVAVGENSRSENAPKLDTLMGKLLRLEKDGTIPSSNPFYTRTTGVYRAIWALGLRNPFSFAVQPGTGRVFINDVGANEWEELNEGVAGANYGWPDTEGPTSDSRFRAPLFAYRHGTGTDRGCAIAGGAFYNPAALQFPAEYVGRYFFADYCNGWIRTYDPKDGAVALFATGLKAPVDLDVGPDGSLYYLDRQDDSVHRIRYTTDSEAPVITRQPESRTGVPGQSVTFTVSASGTPPLRYQWQRDGRDLAGKTSASLTLAVALADSGARFRVRVSNDFGSVLSNEAVLTVRNDTPPIATITAPATGTLYTAGSTVRFAGLGTDAEDGTLPDSAFTWRVDFHHDDHLHPFLPSTNGVRSGTFTVPTEGETAANVWYRIHLRVEDSSGVTHETYRDVYPRKVKLRVDTEPAGLQVTLDGQPQVTPLEVESVVGIVRTLGIVSPQVRGGTTYLFDRWSDGGGPTHPTPTPSADTRYTAVFRTGVDPGTGTGLRAEYFNEVNLSLKALERVDTTVDFRWESGAPNPALEVDTFSVRWTGSVVPQYSETYTFHTQTNDGVRLWVDGKLLIDDWAAHTTTENTGTLTLEAGRAYSLRMEFYEKTGLAIARLLWSSPGQTQGKKQVIPQERLRPTPP from the coding sequence ATGCGTGTCGATTCCCTTCAGGCCCTCGCCTGTCTCCTCCTGCTGTGGGGCTGCACGGAGGTGGAGCCTCCTGAGACTCCGCCCGTTTCTCGCAAGGAGGTAGCGGTGGTGGCGGTGCCTTCCCGTTTCACGGACACGGAGCTCGTCGACGGCCTCGACAGCGCCACCTCCATGGCCATCGCTCCAGACGGACGCATCTTCGTCTGCGAGCAGAAGGGCCGGCTCCGGATCATCCAGGACGGCAAGCTGCTGACCGAGCCCTTCCTGTCGGTGGGCGTCGACGCCAACGGGGAGCGGGGGCTGCTCGGCGTGGCGTTCGATTCCAACTTCCCCGCCCAGCCCTACGTGTACGTGTATTACACGGCCACCGGGCCCTCCGTGCACAACCGGCTCAGCCGCTTCACCGCGAGCGGCAACCGGGCCGTGTCCGGCAGCGAGAAGATCCTCCTCGAGCTCGAGCCGTTGGGAGCCAGCGTCCACAACGGAGGCGCCCTGCACTTCGGGGCCGACGGCAAGCTCTACGTGGCCGTGGGGGAGAACTCGCGCTCGGAGAACGCACCGAAGCTCGACACGCTGATGGGCAAGCTCCTGCGGCTCGAGAAGGACGGCACCATCCCCTCGAGCAACCCGTTCTACACGCGCACCACGGGCGTCTACCGGGCCATCTGGGCACTCGGCCTGCGCAACCCCTTCAGCTTCGCCGTGCAGCCGGGCACCGGCCGCGTCTTCATCAACGACGTCGGAGCCAACGAGTGGGAGGAGCTCAACGAGGGCGTCGCCGGGGCCAACTACGGCTGGCCGGACACGGAGGGCCCCACGAGCGACTCGCGCTTCCGCGCGCCGCTGTTCGCCTACCGGCACGGCACGGGCACGGACAGGGGTTGCGCCATCGCCGGAGGCGCCTTCTACAACCCGGCCGCGCTCCAGTTCCCCGCGGAGTACGTGGGGCGCTACTTCTTCGCGGACTACTGCAACGGGTGGATCCGCACGTACGACCCGAAGGATGGCGCCGTGGCCCTCTTCGCCACGGGACTGAAGGCGCCGGTGGACCTCGACGTCGGGCCGGACGGCAGCCTCTACTACCTGGACCGCCAGGACGACTCCGTGCACCGCATCCGTTACACGACGGACAGCGAGGCGCCCGTCATCACGCGACAACCCGAGAGCCGGACGGGAGTGCCCGGCCAATCCGTGACGTTCACGGTGAGCGCCTCCGGGACGCCCCCCCTGCGCTACCAATGGCAGCGCGATGGCAGGGACCTGGCGGGGAAGACGTCCGCCAGCCTCACCCTGGCGGTGGCCCTCGCGGACTCGGGAGCCCGCTTCCGGGTGCGGGTGTCCAACGACTTCGGCTCGGTGCTGAGCAACGAGGCCGTCCTCACCGTGAGGAACGACACCCCACCCATCGCCACCATCACCGCCCCCGCGACGGGGACGCTCTACACCGCCGGGAGCACCGTCCGCTTCGCGGGCCTCGGCACGGACGCCGAGGACGGCACGCTGCCGGACAGCGCCTTCACCTGGCGCGTGGACTTCCACCATGACGACCACCTGCACCCCTTCCTGCCCTCCACGAACGGGGTGAGGAGCGGGACGTTCACCGTGCCCACCGAGGGCGAGACCGCCGCGAACGTGTGGTACCGCATCCACCTGCGGGTGGAGGACTCCAGCGGGGTCACCCACGAGACCTACCGGGACGTGTACCCCCGGAAGGTGAAGCTGCGGGTGGACACCGAGCCGGCGGGACTCCAGGTGACGCTGGACGGACAGCCCCAGGTCACACCGCTGGAGGTGGAGAGCGTGGTGGGCATCGTGCGCACGCTCGGGATCGTCTCCCCCCAGGTTCGGGGCGGGACGACGTACCTCTTCGACCGCTGGTCGGACGGAGGCGGCCCGACGCATCCCACCCCCACGCCCTCCGCCGACACGCGCTACACGGCGGTGTTCCGCACGGGGGTGGACCCGGGCACCGGCACGGGCCTGCGGGCGGAGTACTTCAACGAGGTCAACCTCTCCCTGAAGGCGCTGGAGCGGGTGGACACCACCGTGGACTTCCGCTGGGAGAGCGGCGCTCCCAACCCGGCCCTGGAAGTCGACACCTTCTCGGTGCGCTGGACGGGGAGCGTGGTGCCCCAGTACTCGGAGACGTACACCTTCCATACCCAGACCAACGACGGCGTCCGGCTCTGGGTGGACGGGAAGCTCCTCATCGATGACTGGGCGGCGCACACCACCACCGAGAACACCGGCACCCTCACGCTCGAGGCGGGCCGCGCGTACAGCCTGCGGATGGAGTTCTACGAGAAAACGGGTCTGGCCATCGCCCGGCTGCTGTGGTCGAGCCCCGGCCAGACCCAGGGCAAGAAGCAGGTCATCCCCCAGGAGCGGCTGAGACCGACGCCTCCCTAG
- a CDS encoding M28 family peptidase: protein MKRLACKLLAVSLALLGVTCTPRTLEGADLARLEELVAQVDQERLMRHVDELVKAHLEDTPLPCSVWDDEHFPALCSLTRDRAGQMMVDSLGSHGLKVSRQIAEGGGWSSSNVIAELPGVSKPEEVVLVGAHFDAYFGGADDNSSGVAAVLELARVLSQYRFDRTVRFVGFDLEEVGLVGSNRYVDTLGGERLVASVVFDCIGYYDSRPGSQGSLPGLPAPNTGDFLAAFANEDSRQQATDLYALSQALHLINVVPVVSPGRGAYPLTGNLLRSDHAPFWFTGRNALFLTDTANFRNPNYHWESDLPPTLDPVSFRKAVQVSAAALAYWAGGPR from the coding sequence ATGAAGCGGCTGGCCTGCAAGCTCCTGGCGGTCTCGCTGGCCCTGCTCGGTGTCACCTGCACTCCCCGGACGCTGGAAGGGGCCGATCTGGCCCGCCTGGAGGAGCTGGTCGCCCAGGTGGATCAGGAGCGGCTCATGCGGCATGTGGACGAGCTGGTGAAGGCCCACCTGGAGGACACGCCCCTTCCCTGTTCCGTCTGGGATGACGAGCACTTCCCCGCCTTGTGCAGCCTGACGCGGGATCGCGCCGGGCAGATGATGGTGGACTCCCTGGGCTCGCATGGGCTGAAGGTCTCCCGTCAGATCGCCGAGGGCGGTGGCTGGTCCTCTTCCAATGTCATCGCCGAGCTGCCCGGTGTCTCCAAGCCGGAAGAGGTCGTCCTGGTGGGAGCCCACTTCGACGCCTACTTCGGCGGTGCGGATGACAACAGCTCCGGAGTGGCGGCGGTGCTGGAGCTGGCCCGGGTGCTGTCGCAATACCGGTTCGATCGCACCGTGCGTTTCGTCGGCTTCGACCTCGAGGAGGTGGGGCTGGTGGGCAGCAACCGCTACGTCGATACGCTCGGCGGTGAGCGCCTCGTGGCCTCGGTCGTCTTCGACTGCATCGGCTACTACGATTCCCGCCCGGGCTCCCAGGGCTCGCTGCCCGGCCTCCCCGCCCCCAACACGGGGGACTTCCTGGCGGCCTTCGCCAATGAGGACTCCCGTCAGCAGGCCACGGACCTCTACGCGCTCAGCCAGGCGTTGCACCTCATCAATGTCGTCCCCGTCGTGTCTCCGGGGAGGGGGGCCTACCCGCTGACGGGCAACCTGCTGCGCAGCGATCACGCCCCCTTCTGGTTCACCGGCCGCAACGCCCTCTTCCTCACTGACACCGCCAACTTCCGCAACCCCAACTACCACTGGGAGTCGGATCTGCCTCCCACGTTGGATCCCGTGTCCTTCCGCAAGGCGGTGCAGGTGTCGGCGGCGGCGTTGGCCTACTGGGCCGGAGGTCCGCGATGA
- a CDS encoding kinesin → MARPLVYRRYGGSLQVSIPSFEVLVEAVRIPETQWLATACPLEGLNCDRGFLTFVDTDRNERIRVVEVRAAVEHTAKLLKSYQGADAASEVLELDALSEEGVKLRDVAGILLETLRAGDRTRISLEQVRASEKALLEAGQNGDGIVAPAFLPERLRPLAEKLMASFPEVRNRAGQAGVDPPMLQRAREERSALLAHLAGRESVLVWGERSVEQARRIQEVRPLLDTYFLQCRLVAAQPEAVTSLKLEAGRVQGSLGDTQALARAVSELPIAPPEPGGALRWSRLYRGPAFEKLEAFRRDVAVPLTADAATLGDTAWRELSARADAILAWWARLDASPLRGLVDVLPDISESDLDALEVACRADLLLKDKLDAVEELERLILYQRWLLTFANNFISMPDLYQTKRRALVEKGTLILGGLRYRLAVLVTNRAAHSALTSQGTTCTLYVQVVAKEGGASYEVAVPATRGRSAYLSVGKRGVFYDVEGREFDAVVTQVLHQPVSLWEAMMMPFERIGRFISSKIEGMATAGEKSLDAQLEKGFTPAPVPAAGAPAAPAPAVPVAGPAGFIAALGITFAAVGSSLAFIVTQAKSLTLFDIVSAAIIVALLVMVPSGLLGWLKLRKRNLALLLEGSGWALNDRLMVTRDLAALITRRPRLPKHATVDRTDVLRSVLVRVREDDEAEQGSPGAWIVLTLVILFAMLWQFREPLLREACKRQWMDGSVCDSVLSPGSSPAVPPGQPKP, encoded by the coding sequence ATGGCACGACCGCTCGTGTACCGCCGTTATGGCGGCTCGCTCCAGGTCTCCATCCCCTCGTTCGAGGTGCTCGTGGAGGCGGTCCGCATCCCGGAGACCCAGTGGCTGGCCACGGCCTGTCCACTCGAGGGTCTCAACTGCGACCGGGGCTTTCTCACTTTTGTCGACACCGACCGGAACGAGCGCATCCGGGTCGTCGAGGTGCGCGCCGCCGTCGAGCACACGGCGAAGTTGCTGAAGTCGTACCAGGGCGCGGACGCGGCGAGCGAGGTGCTCGAGCTGGACGCGCTCTCCGAGGAGGGGGTGAAGCTACGGGACGTGGCCGGCATCCTGCTGGAGACGCTGAGGGCCGGGGATCGGACGCGCATCTCCCTGGAGCAGGTGCGGGCCAGCGAGAAGGCGCTGCTCGAGGCGGGGCAGAACGGGGACGGCATCGTCGCCCCGGCGTTCCTGCCCGAGCGGCTGCGCCCGCTGGCGGAGAAGCTCATGGCCAGCTTCCCCGAGGTGAGGAACCGGGCGGGGCAGGCGGGGGTGGATCCGCCCATGCTCCAGCGCGCGCGGGAGGAGCGGAGCGCGCTGCTGGCGCACCTGGCGGGAAGGGAGTCGGTGCTGGTGTGGGGTGAGCGGAGCGTGGAGCAGGCCCGGCGCATCCAGGAGGTCCGGCCTCTGCTGGACACGTACTTCCTGCAGTGCCGGCTGGTCGCGGCGCAGCCGGAGGCCGTCACGAGCCTCAAGCTGGAGGCGGGCCGGGTGCAGGGCTCGCTCGGGGACACGCAGGCGCTCGCGCGAGCGGTGTCGGAGTTGCCCATCGCGCCACCCGAGCCAGGGGGAGCGCTCCGCTGGTCCCGGCTGTACCGGGGCCCGGCGTTCGAGAAGCTCGAGGCCTTCCGGCGGGACGTGGCCGTGCCCCTCACCGCGGACGCGGCGACACTGGGGGATACCGCCTGGCGGGAGCTGTCCGCCAGGGCCGATGCCATCCTGGCGTGGTGGGCGCGGCTCGACGCGAGCCCCTTGCGCGGACTGGTGGACGTGCTGCCGGACATCTCCGAGTCCGACCTCGACGCCCTCGAGGTGGCGTGCCGGGCGGACCTGTTGCTGAAGGACAAGCTGGACGCGGTGGAGGAGCTGGAGCGGCTGATCCTCTATCAGCGCTGGCTGCTGACGTTCGCCAACAACTTCATCAGCATGCCGGACCTCTACCAGACGAAGCGGCGGGCGCTGGTGGAGAAGGGGACGCTCATCCTGGGAGGGCTCCGGTACAGGCTGGCGGTGCTGGTGACGAACCGCGCGGCGCACTCGGCGCTGACGAGCCAGGGCACCACGTGCACCCTCTACGTCCAGGTGGTGGCGAAGGAGGGGGGAGCGAGCTACGAGGTGGCCGTGCCCGCCACGCGAGGCCGGAGCGCCTACCTCTCGGTGGGCAAGCGCGGCGTGTTCTACGACGTGGAGGGCCGCGAGTTCGACGCCGTGGTGACGCAGGTCCTCCACCAGCCCGTCTCGCTGTGGGAGGCGATGATGATGCCGTTCGAGCGGATCGGCCGCTTCATCTCCTCGAAGATCGAGGGGATGGCGACGGCCGGGGAGAAGTCGCTCGACGCGCAGCTGGAGAAGGGGTTCACGCCGGCTCCGGTGCCCGCCGCGGGTGCCCCCGCTGCTCCGGCGCCAGCGGTTCCGGTGGCGGGGCCGGCGGGCTTCATCGCGGCGCTGGGCATCACGTTCGCGGCGGTGGGCTCGTCACTCGCGTTCATCGTGACGCAGGCGAAGTCGCTCACGCTCTTCGACATCGTCTCGGCGGCGATCATCGTCGCGCTCCTGGTCATGGTGCCGTCGGGCCTGCTGGGCTGGCTCAAGCTGCGCAAGCGCAACCTGGCGCTGCTGCTGGAGGGCTCGGGCTGGGCGCTCAACGACCGGTTGATGGTGACACGGGACCTGGCGGCCCTCATCACCCGCAGGCCGAGGCTGCCGAAGCACGCCACCGTGGACCGGACCGACGTGTTGCGCTCCGTGCTCGTGAGGGTACGGGAGGACGATGAGGCGGAGCAGGGCTCTCCGGGGGCGTGGATCGTCCTCACGCTCGTCATCCTCTTCGCGATGCTCTGGCAGTTCCGCGAGCCGCTCCTGCGCGAGGCCTGCAAGCGCCAGTGGATGGACGGGAGCGTGTGTGACTCGGTGCTGTCTCCGGGTTCCTCTCCGGCGGTGCCTCCCGGGCAGCCGAAGCCGTGA
- a CDS encoding AAA family ATPase, with product MATRKSEDNERLIDRDLTALARDGKLTAAYGVDGPVMEVLGLLARGGKHPLLSGEPGVGKSALVQEVARRITEGRVDAELAQARMVEVSVANILARSTQRQAAESFEELLAWLSRHPCPIVYIRDLPAVIGGPLAPVAFRALRTGGIRFIFETEPKRVQELLRADESFSERLHLVPLQEPPAERARWILGRVAEELERQLHLPIDPAACDLTLRLASKFLLAQRLPRKAIELLKETAAEAAGGAKDRVGPEDVLTRFCATTRLPRFVVDDAMALDLEETERFFGERLLGQTDAVQAVLRSVALLKAGLNDPRRPLGVFLFAGPTGVGKTQLAKLLAEYLFGSPDRLVRLNMADFPNDGDESVPFGASWAPALETKRGELTALLEGKVFTVLLLDEFEKAARSVHDRFLQLFDEGTFVNGAGETISCNNTVIVATSNVGAEVYREPAIGFMGSRRPEELITEVDRRIAEAFRPEFLNRFDAICHFQPLTKVEIRKIAQREVGRVLEREGIRARGLDVEVTPAVVDLLVERGYSPQFGARYLQREIEKTLTAALAVEIARRPLPPGAPVRVETRPGNKVVAVAEHTPRPREETAQLALPTEKSVSAVKRRLDKKSLLNEMDRLVGRARALSVSANRPRLEERRAELLAATQAPNLWDEPQRAASTLRAFRTVEAQLNELDRLEERTTFARRLVREAKGEAQLASAAKQVEDVAREVQMAEVLGAAGATDHGDEALVDICASETGEGQDAWVQELATMYLGWAERRGYEATAVAEAEEPFRVVVRIAGPGAYGYLAGEAGLHRRLEEEKRQRAYVRVHRGGPVEESVSLDVEGREVKRHEGTYLARVKTEVTVRDETTGRMMTLAGAGELDEMKDIASRVVKGQGGSSTADEARRYHLGRGARVEDPRTGAGTPRVKDVLRGELDVFIAAWISRPPTTSPTPTAN from the coding sequence ATGGCCACGAGGAAGAGCGAGGACAATGAGAGGCTCATCGACCGAGACCTGACCGCGCTGGCGCGGGACGGGAAGCTCACGGCCGCGTACGGCGTGGACGGTCCGGTGATGGAAGTGCTGGGCCTGCTGGCGCGAGGGGGCAAGCATCCACTGCTCTCGGGGGAGCCCGGGGTGGGCAAGTCCGCCCTGGTGCAGGAGGTGGCGCGCCGCATCACCGAGGGCCGCGTGGACGCGGAGCTGGCCCAGGCGCGGATGGTGGAGGTGTCCGTCGCCAACATCCTGGCGCGCAGCACCCAGCGCCAGGCGGCGGAGTCGTTCGAGGAGCTGCTGGCCTGGCTGAGCCGGCACCCCTGCCCCATCGTCTACATCCGGGATCTGCCCGCGGTCATCGGCGGCCCCCTGGCCCCCGTGGCCTTCCGGGCGCTGCGCACCGGGGGCATCCGCTTCATCTTCGAGACCGAGCCCAAGCGCGTGCAGGAGCTGCTGCGCGCGGACGAGTCGTTCTCCGAGCGGCTGCACCTCGTCCCCCTCCAGGAGCCGCCCGCAGAGCGGGCCCGGTGGATATTGGGCCGCGTGGCCGAGGAGCTGGAGCGTCAGCTGCACCTGCCCATCGACCCGGCGGCGTGCGACCTGACCCTGCGGCTGGCCTCCAAGTTCCTGCTGGCCCAGAGGCTGCCGCGCAAGGCCATCGAGCTGCTCAAGGAGACGGCCGCGGAGGCCGCCGGCGGGGCCAAGGACCGCGTGGGCCCCGAGGACGTCCTCACCCGCTTCTGCGCCACCACCCGGCTGCCGCGCTTCGTCGTGGACGACGCGATGGCGCTGGATCTGGAGGAGACCGAGCGCTTCTTCGGAGAGAGGCTGCTGGGGCAGACGGACGCGGTGCAGGCCGTGCTGCGCTCGGTGGCACTGCTCAAGGCGGGGCTCAATGATCCGCGCCGGCCGCTCGGCGTGTTCCTCTTCGCCGGCCCCACCGGCGTGGGCAAGACGCAGCTCGCCAAGCTGCTGGCCGAGTACCTCTTCGGCTCTCCGGACAGGCTCGTCCGCCTCAACATGGCGGACTTCCCCAACGACGGGGACGAGAGCGTCCCCTTCGGGGCCTCGTGGGCGCCCGCGCTCGAGACGAAGCGCGGCGAGCTGACGGCGCTGCTGGAGGGCAAGGTGTTCACCGTGCTGCTGCTCGACGAGTTCGAGAAGGCGGCGCGCAGTGTGCACGACCGCTTCCTGCAGCTCTTCGACGAGGGCACGTTCGTCAACGGCGCGGGAGAGACGATCTCCTGCAACAACACCGTCATCGTGGCCACGTCCAACGTGGGCGCGGAGGTGTACCGCGAGCCGGCCATCGGCTTCATGGGCTCGCGCCGTCCCGAGGAGCTCATCACCGAGGTGGACCGGCGCATCGCCGAGGCCTTCCGTCCCGAGTTCCTCAACCGCTTCGACGCCATCTGCCACTTCCAGCCGCTGACGAAGGTGGAGATCCGCAAGATCGCCCAGCGCGAGGTGGGCCGGGTGTTGGAGCGCGAGGGCATCCGGGCCCGAGGCCTGGACGTGGAGGTGACGCCCGCGGTGGTGGACCTGCTGGTGGAGCGGGGCTACTCGCCGCAGTTCGGCGCGCGCTACCTGCAGCGGGAGATCGAGAAGACGCTGACCGCGGCGCTGGCGGTGGAGATCGCCCGCCGGCCGCTGCCTCCGGGAGCACCGGTGCGGGTGGAGACGCGGCCGGGCAACAAGGTGGTGGCGGTGGCCGAGCACACGCCGCGCCCGCGTGAGGAGACGGCCCAGCTCGCGCTGCCCACGGAGAAGTCGGTGTCCGCGGTGAAGCGGCGGCTGGACAAGAAGTCGCTGCTCAACGAGATGGACCGGCTGGTGGGCCGGGCGCGGGCGCTGTCGGTGTCGGCGAACCGGCCGAGGCTGGAGGAGCGGCGCGCGGAGCTGCTGGCGGCGACCCAGGCGCCCAACCTGTGGGACGAGCCGCAGCGCGCGGCGTCGACGCTGCGGGCCTTCCGGACGGTGGAGGCACAGCTCAACGAGCTGGACCGGCTGGAGGAGCGGACCACCTTCGCGAGGCGGCTGGTGCGCGAGGCGAAGGGCGAGGCGCAGCTCGCGTCGGCGGCGAAGCAGGTGGAGGACGTGGCGCGCGAGGTGCAGATGGCCGAGGTGCTGGGAGCCGCGGGGGCGACGGACCACGGCGACGAGGCGCTGGTGGACATCTGCGCGAGCGAGACGGGCGAGGGACAGGACGCCTGGGTGCAGGAGCTGGCGACCATGTACCTGGGCTGGGCGGAGCGGCGCGGGTACGAGGCCACTGCGGTGGCGGAGGCGGAGGAGCCCTTCCGGGTGGTGGTGCGGATCGCCGGGCCTGGGGCCTACGGCTACCTGGCGGGCGAGGCGGGTCTGCACCGGCGCCTGGAGGAGGAGAAGCGCCAGCGCGCCTACGTGCGGGTGCACCGAGGCGGGCCGGTGGAGGAGTCGGTGAGCCTGGACGTGGAGGGCCGCGAGGTGAAGCGGCACGAGGGCACGTACCTGGCGCGGGTGAAGACGGAAGTGACGGTGCGGGACGAGACCACGGGCCGGATGATGACGCTGGCCGGCGCGGGCGAGCTGGACGAGATGAAGGACATCGCCTCTCGGGTGGTGAAGGGCCAGGGCGGCAGCAGCACGGCGGACGAAGCCCGGCGCTACCACCTGGGCCGAGGGGCTCGGGTGGAGGACCCACGCACCGGAGCTGGCACTCCGCGCGTGAAGGATGTGCTGCGCGGCGAGCTGGATGTCTTCATCGCCGCGTGGATCTCCCGTCCGCCCACGACGAGTCCCACTCCCACCGCGAACTGA
- a CDS encoding cytochrome C, which yields MLLGLALATPLWACGNDDDEGTDFERERIERGLALSPVALNLQGKDRDLVGLGSYIVNAQSACNDCHTNPPFPEGNDPFKGQPEKVNAAHFLAGGVPFGPTLVSPNITPDASGNPAGLSYEDFERLMRTGKEEDGDILQVMPWPIYGKMSDRELRAIYEYLRAIPHAEPGP from the coding sequence ATGCTGCTCGGCCTCGCGCTCGCCACCCCCTTGTGGGCCTGCGGCAATGACGACGACGAGGGCACGGACTTCGAGCGCGAGCGGATCGAAAGAGGGCTGGCCCTCTCGCCCGTGGCTCTCAACCTCCAGGGGAAGGACCGCGATCTGGTGGGCCTGGGCAGCTACATCGTCAACGCGCAGAGCGCCTGCAACGACTGCCACACCAACCCTCCCTTCCCCGAGGGGAATGATCCCTTCAAGGGTCAACCGGAGAAGGTCAACGCCGCGCACTTCCTGGCGGGTGGCGTGCCCTTCGGCCCGACCCTCGTCTCGCCCAACATCACCCCGGACGCCTCCGGCAATCCGGCCGGGCTGAGCTACGAGGACTTCGAGCGCCTCATGCGCACCGGCAAGGAGGAGGACGGCGACATCCTCCAGGTGATGCCCTGGCCCATCTACGGGAAGATGAGCGACCGCGAGCTGCGCGCCATCTACGAGTACCTGCGCGCCATCCCCCACGCCGAACCCGGGCCCTGA
- a CDS encoding SGNH/GDSL hydrolase family protein: protein MSHPLDSRMANTPWRLLSLMVVALAVLGGCRTVPVQVSPLASELRFSGRVDRGHPGGPRLAWGGTSLTARFTGTSIGLRLLDLPKNEELSPNRFRFSVDGAPFRDLYVGEGRLLYRLAEHLPEGEHLLRLEKETESVVGETQLLGLELAPGARLLPAPPAPSRRIEFIGDSGLTGYGIEGKNETCSFNAETQRNSLTWAALVATELQAEAAFIAFSGKGVAVNYSNDPTPTLPQLYERTLPYREDSRWDFHAWVPDAVVIQLGANDFWKEHPGEERFRGAYRSLVEGIRGRYPNAHILCVLGSSLIDEWPKDVHARTHARTLISGVVETLSQGGDARVHFVEVPARREEEGFGCTWHPSRKTHQRVAEQMTPLLRELLGWR, encoded by the coding sequence ATGAGCCATCCCCTCGATTCGCGAATGGCGAACACCCCCTGGCGGCTGTTGAGCCTGATGGTGGTGGCACTGGCCGTGCTCGGTGGCTGCCGCACCGTTCCCGTGCAGGTGTCTCCCCTGGCCTCGGAGCTGCGTTTCAGCGGCCGGGTGGACCGTGGGCACCCGGGAGGCCCCCGTCTCGCCTGGGGGGGCACGTCCCTGACCGCGCGCTTCACTGGTACCTCCATCGGCCTGCGCCTGCTCGACCTGCCCAAGAACGAGGAGCTCTCCCCCAACCGCTTCCGCTTCAGCGTGGATGGCGCGCCCTTCCGTGACCTCTACGTGGGCGAGGGACGCCTGCTCTACCGCCTCGCCGAGCACCTCCCCGAGGGCGAGCACCTGCTGCGCCTGGAGAAGGAGACCGAGTCCGTCGTCGGCGAGACCCAGCTCCTCGGGCTCGAGCTGGCTCCAGGCGCCCGATTGCTGCCCGCGCCCCCCGCCCCCTCGCGCCGCATCGAGTTCATCGGCGACTCGGGCCTCACCGGCTACGGCATCGAGGGCAAGAACGAGACGTGCAGCTTCAACGCGGAGACCCAGCGCAACTCCCTCACCTGGGCCGCCCTCGTCGCCACGGAGCTCCAGGCCGAGGCGGCCTTCATCGCCTTCTCCGGCAAGGGCGTGGCCGTCAATTACTCGAACGACCCCACCCCCACCCTGCCCCAACTCTACGAACGCACCCTCCCCTATCGCGAGGACAGCCGCTGGGACTTCCACGCGTGGGTGCCCGACGCCGTGGTCATCCAGCTCGGCGCCAATGACTTCTGGAAGGAGCACCCCGGTGAGGAACGCTTCCGCGGTGCCTACCGCTCCCTCGTGGAGGGCATCCGCGGCCGCTACCCCAACGCCCACATCCTCTGTGTCCTCGGCTCCAGCCTCATCGACGAGTGGCCCAAGGACGTCCATGCGCGCACCCACGCCCGCACGCTCATCTCGGGCGTGGTGGAGACCCTGAGTCAGGGCGGAGATGCCCGCGTGCACTTCGTCGAGGTGCCCGCCCGGCGCGAGGAGGAGGGCTTCGGGTGCACCTGGCACCCCAGCCGCAAGACGCACCAGCGCGTCGCCGAGCAGATGACGCCCCTGCTGCGCGAGCTGCTCGGCTGGCGGTAG